A single region of the Rhodococcus sp. W8901 genome encodes:
- a CDS encoding DUF6893 family small protein, whose protein sequence is MRAVGMFSTVLFAAVAAAGAWIAVRSIPDMQRYLRMRRM, encoded by the coding sequence ATGAGGGCAGTAGGAATGTTCTCCACCGTGCTGTTCGCGGCGGTGGCGGCGGCGGGTGCGTGGATCGCCGTGCGCTCGATCCCGGACATGCAGCGGTATCTGCGGATGCGTCGGATGTGA
- a CDS encoding HypC/HybG/HupF family hydrogenase formation chaperone, whose product MCLGIPGRVVRMLEGYGGQLALVDVEGSERKVNIGMLDDASLAPGDWVVIHMGFAVERVDQAGAEQAMAGLELMGRPREPQGDRGGPP is encoded by the coding sequence ATGTGTCTGGGAATCCCGGGGCGGGTGGTCCGCATGCTCGAGGGCTACGGCGGTCAACTGGCACTCGTGGACGTGGAGGGCAGCGAACGCAAGGTCAACATCGGCATGCTCGACGATGCGAGCCTGGCCCCCGGCGACTGGGTGGTGATCCACATGGGTTTCGCGGTGGAACGCGTCGACCAGGCCGGTGCCGAGCAGGCGATGGCGGGTCTGGAACTGATGGGGCGCCCCCGGGAACCGCAGGGCGACCGCGGCGGTCCGCCGTGA
- a CDS encoding DUF6084 family protein, with translation MTSVDFSVLSIGPEPFSVTPNLIARVRIAESTGATVHALVLRCQIRIEPRRRRYSDAEEAGLLDLFGPRERWGSTLSTFPWLHTTAVVPGFTGECVTELVMPCTYDFEVTASKYLHALEGDTVPLSFLFSGTVFTKGAGGFSVEQVPWDREAQFDMPVEVWRDVVRQNFPSNGWVRLDHDTIAALARFKAARGLLGIDQAVTELLDGAGEVAT, from the coding sequence GTGACGTCGGTGGATTTCTCGGTGCTGTCGATCGGGCCGGAGCCGTTCTCGGTGACCCCCAACCTGATTGCGCGGGTGCGGATCGCCGAGAGCACGGGCGCGACCGTGCACGCGCTGGTGCTGCGCTGCCAGATCCGGATAGAGCCGCGGCGCCGTCGCTATTCGGACGCCGAGGAGGCGGGTCTGCTGGACCTGTTCGGGCCGCGGGAGCGCTGGGGGTCGACGCTGTCGACCTTCCCGTGGCTGCACACCACGGCGGTGGTGCCCGGGTTCACGGGTGAATGTGTGACCGAACTGGTGATGCCGTGCACGTACGACTTCGAGGTGACCGCGTCGAAGTATCTGCACGCACTCGAGGGTGACACGGTCCCCCTCAGTTTCCTGTTCAGCGGCACTGTCTTCACGAAGGGAGCCGGCGGGTTCTCGGTGGAGCAGGTCCCGTGGGATCGCGAGGCGCAGTTCGACATGCCGGTCGAGGTGTGGCGCGACGTGGTGCGGCAGAACTTCCCGTCGAACGGATGGGTGCGGCTGGACCACGACACGATCGCGGCGCTGGCGCGGTTCAAGGCGGCCCGGGGCCTGCTCGGGATCGATCAGGCCGTGACCGAACTGCTCGACGGTGCCGGGGAGGTGGCGACATGA
- a CDS encoding hydrogenase maturation protease: MTSAPPRVLLAGIGNIFLGDDGFGPAVLKAVAGGPLPAGVRAVDYGIRGMHLAYDLLDGWDGLILVDAVPDRGTPGAVRAFEVGREHPDTAPQLDAHGMDPASVFASLAALGGTLPRTVVVGCQVRDVDEGIGLSAPVARAVPAAADVVRAVLADLGAGVGVEG, translated from the coding sequence ATGACGTCCGCCCCGCCGCGTGTCCTTCTCGCGGGCATCGGCAACATTTTTCTCGGCGACGACGGTTTCGGGCCGGCGGTGCTGAAGGCGGTGGCGGGCGGCCCGCTCCCGGCCGGTGTGCGCGCGGTGGACTACGGGATCCGGGGCATGCACCTGGCGTACGACCTTCTGGATGGCTGGGACGGCCTGATCTTGGTGGACGCGGTGCCGGACCGGGGTACGCCCGGCGCGGTCCGCGCGTTCGAGGTGGGCCGCGAGCATCCCGACACGGCACCGCAACTCGACGCGCACGGGATGGACCCGGCGTCGGTGTTCGCGAGCCTCGCGGCCCTGGGCGGCACCTTGCCGCGGACCGTCGTCGTCGGGTGTCAGGTGCGCGACGTCGACGAGGGGATCGGCTTGTCCGCACCGGTCGCGCGGGCGGTGCCTGCCGCCGCGGACGTGGTTCGTGCGGTCCTCGCCGACCTCGGCGCCGGTGTCGGAGTGGAGGGCTGA